The window GGGCGGAGCCGCCGTCGCCGCAGAAGAGCTTCTGGTCGGGCGAGATGTTGTAGTGCACCGACCACTCGTGCCGCTCGTGCTGGTAGCGGGTCTCCTCGCCGGTCGCCAGGTCGTAGCGGGTGAGGTAGAAGGTCTCGCCGCGGGGGATCTGCAGGTCGAACCACACGGCCCGGCCGTCGGGACTCCAGAACTCGTGGCCGGCGATCTCGCGCTCGACGGTCCGCTCGTGGATCGGGGTGTGCTGGCCGGTTGCGAGGTCGAGCAGCCAGATCCGCTGCACCTTGTGCCACGGCCCCTCGTGGCAGTAGGTCAGCAGGTCGGGGTTGGTCGGCGAGAACTGCTGGTGGTTCAGCCAGTCGTGCGATTCTTGCACGACCCGCGTGTCGCCGGTTGCTAGGTCGATGGTGAATTGCTGGTTGGGCAGCCGCGCCTCGTAGATGATGTTGAAGTACTCGCTCTTCTTGGGGTGCCTGCGGAGCAGCTCGCGGATCCCGTCGGCGTACACGCCGAGCAGACGCGACCCGTCGGCGCTCACGGTGCGGACCGAGCCCGGCAGGTCCTCGGGCAGCTCGCAGACGGTCCGCTCGGCGCCGGAGTCGACGTGCACCGCCATCACCCGGCGGCCAGCCTGGTAGTAGGCCTCGCGGGTTACGGGCGAGAG is drawn from Posidoniimonas polymericola and contains these coding sequences:
- a CDS encoding oligogalacturonate lyase family protein, encoding MNIKRLLFAAAVLTGIGYFATAEEPPLEWTDPDTGYRVVRLSRGFDSARSFYFHNRPFLAGADGQGDQMVFYAAEHEGEVLQLRVMDLGTFETRRLTSESERIGGEILSPVTREAYYQAGRRVMAVHVDSGAERTVCELPEDLPGSVRTVSADGSRLLGVYADGIRELLRRHPKKSEYFNIIYEARLPNQQFTIDLATGDTRVVQESHDWLNHQQFSPTNPDLLTYCHEGPWHKVQRIWLLDLATGQHTPIHERTVEREIAGHEFWSPDGRAVWFDLQIPRGETFYLTRYDLATGEETRYQHERHEWSVHYNISPDQKLFCGDGGSAHSVAHSPDGHWIYLFEPDGDRLNSTRLVNLKEHDYELEPNAHFTPDGRWIVFRANMHGASQVYAVDLQSR